The following proteins come from a genomic window of Edaphobacter sp. 4G125:
- a CDS encoding TonB-dependent receptor, translating into MKFLVAAALAALALPYAPAQTPCAKTSGTTLTGIVHDTTQAIIPGASLTLDGGPAEASGADGHFRFACVPTGTHQLSIAAQGFATQTLTVKTPHSASLDLILQLQEVETQVDVSGDEATSAANSAASSGPTQTISSSRLQSLADDPDDLLRQLQQLAAAAGGNPSNATISVDGFQDSSKLPPKSSIAYIKVNPDQFSAEYREPPFGGGRVEVYTKPGQPAYHGALFATNGSPWMNARDPFSTSKAAIGKQRYGFELSGPVRKKGSDFTMTLEHRSIDNFAVVNAITLDSNGNQQRTVANVATPQRLWIGTARLDWQLGAKNTFIASYNANVNHLQNVGVGGTALAEAGYDSQQYEHVLRVSNITTASAHLMHEARLSFKWDGETDSPTSTAPQLQVAGAFTGGGATLGPQRIRELAIEYDDDAILTTKKHTLKFGTQLWFYKENQQLTSNFNGTYNFGGGSAPVLDANGNPVPGQTTTITGIEQYRRALLHLPGGTPTAYTNVAGTPNINFNLFQNAWFIQDDYNVGHGVHIAAGLRYYWQNNPTVLSSATPRMGILWSPDKKNRWTLHAHGGLFAGRYGKGDYAEVTRMDGVNRITSTIYNPIYGDPFINSTPIHSIRQFSPHISNLTWGAWNIGGTRVLPYGFNLSVDYYNGRIWNYTRSNNINSPLNDSPYGPRPGPANLNILQMQNSGQGRVNAVFAGIEQHSFKRVQFFFGTVRVNLLDDTDDNEFSTPQSSTSNAGELAYRSNQNVWNIFGNGTFKLPAGIQLSTNFNGGGERHFNITTGFDNNGDGNFNDRPQYAISGQTEVIPTPWGQLVASGGTGVFPRNKGVMPWVFYLDTNLQRAFKLTRNAKAEHQQTLTVNLRTANILNHTNVTAMGGVLASPLFNRPFAADPGRRVEAGLRYNF; encoded by the coding sequence ATGAAGTTTCTCGTTGCCGCAGCCCTTGCTGCGCTTGCGCTCCCTTATGCTCCAGCGCAGACACCCTGCGCCAAAACATCCGGGACTACGCTCACCGGCATCGTTCATGACACCACGCAGGCGATCATTCCCGGAGCATCGCTCACACTCGACGGTGGGCCTGCGGAAGCCAGTGGCGCCGACGGACACTTCCGCTTTGCCTGCGTCCCGACGGGCACACATCAGCTATCCATTGCGGCACAAGGCTTCGCGACTCAAACCCTCACGGTTAAAACGCCTCACTCCGCCTCACTCGATCTCATTCTTCAGCTCCAGGAAGTCGAGACCCAGGTCGACGTCAGCGGCGATGAGGCCACCTCGGCAGCGAACAGTGCAGCGTCCAGTGGCCCCACGCAAACCATCTCTTCCAGTCGTCTTCAATCTCTTGCCGACGACCCCGATGACCTGCTCCGCCAACTGCAGCAGCTTGCCGCAGCCGCAGGAGGTAACCCTTCCAACGCGACCATCTCCGTCGATGGATTTCAGGACTCAAGCAAGCTGCCGCCAAAAAGCTCCATCGCCTACATCAAGGTCAACCCCGACCAGTTCTCAGCCGAATACCGTGAACCTCCCTTCGGCGGAGGCCGCGTAGAGGTCTACACCAAACCCGGCCAACCCGCCTATCATGGGGCTCTCTTCGCCACCAATGGCAGCCCGTGGATGAATGCGCGTGACCCCTTCTCTACCAGCAAGGCCGCCATCGGCAAGCAGCGTTACGGCTTCGAACTCTCTGGTCCCGTTCGCAAAAAGGGCTCTGACTTCACCATGACCCTTGAGCACCGCAGCATCGACAACTTCGCAGTCGTCAACGCCATCACGCTCGATAGCAATGGCAACCAGCAGCGAACCGTCGCCAATGTCGCCACCCCACAACGCCTCTGGATCGGTACCGCTCGTCTCGACTGGCAGCTCGGCGCAAAAAACACTTTCATCGCCAGCTATAACGCCAACGTCAATCATCTTCAGAACGTCGGCGTCGGCGGAACTGCGCTGGCTGAGGCTGGTTATGACTCCCAACAGTACGAGCATGTTCTTCGCGTCAGCAACATTACCACCGCCTCTGCTCATCTCATGCACGAGGCCCGTCTCAGCTTCAAGTGGGACGGAGAGACAGATAGCCCCACCTCCACTGCACCTCAACTCCAGGTTGCTGGCGCCTTTACTGGTGGAGGCGCTACCCTTGGCCCACAGCGCATCCGCGAACTCGCCATCGAATACGACGACGATGCCATCCTCACCACAAAGAAACATACTCTCAAGTTCGGCACGCAGCTCTGGTTCTACAAAGAGAACCAGCAGCTAACCAGCAACTTCAATGGCACTTACAACTTCGGTGGCGGCTCCGCGCCCGTTCTCGATGCAAACGGCAACCCCGTTCCCGGGCAAACCACAACCATCACCGGCATCGAGCAGTACCGCCGCGCTCTGCTCCATCTTCCCGGTGGAACGCCTACCGCATATACCAATGTAGCCGGTACGCCGAACATCAATTTCAACCTCTTCCAGAATGCATGGTTCATTCAGGACGACTACAACGTCGGTCACGGCGTCCACATTGCCGCCGGCCTGCGTTACTACTGGCAGAACAACCCGACTGTTCTTAGCTCTGCCACGCCCCGCATGGGGATCCTCTGGTCACCCGATAAGAAAAATCGCTGGACCCTCCACGCTCATGGCGGACTCTTCGCCGGGCGCTACGGCAAGGGCGACTACGCCGAGGTCACCCGCATGGACGGCGTCAATCGCATCACCAGCACCATCTATAACCCCATCTATGGCGATCCTTTTATCAACTCCACGCCGATCCACAGCATCCGTCAGTTCTCTCCACACATCTCCAACCTCACCTGGGGAGCATGGAACATCGGTGGCACACGCGTTCTCCCTTACGGCTTCAATCTCTCTGTCGACTACTACAACGGTCGCATCTGGAATTACACGCGCTCCAACAACATCAACTCACCTCTCAACGACAGTCCTTACGGCCCACGCCCCGGCCCCGCCAATCTCAACATCCTTCAGATGCAGAATAGCGGTCAGGGCCGCGTAAATGCCGTATTCGCTGGTATCGAGCAACACTCCTTCAAGCGTGTGCAATTCTTCTTCGGTACCGTCCGCGTCAATCTCCTCGATGACACCGACGACAACGAATTCTCCACCCCGCAAAGCTCCACCTCAAATGCTGGCGAACTCGCCTACCGCAGCAATCAGAACGTCTGGAACATCTTCGGCAACGGAACCTTCAAATTGCCTGCTGGCATCCAACTCAGCACCAATTTCAACGGCGGCGGTGAGCGTCACTTCAATATCACCACTGGTTTCGACAACAACGGCGATGGTAATTTCAATGACCGGCCACAGTACGCCATCTCTGGCCAGACGGAAGTGATCCCAACTCCCTGGGGACAACTCGTCGCCAGTGGAGGTACCGGCGTCTTCCCGCGTAATAAAGGCGTCATGCCCTGGGTCTTCTATCTCGACACCAATCTTCAACGCGCCTTCAAACTCACCCGCAACGCCAAAGCGGAACACCAGCAGACCCTCACCGTGAACCTTCGCACTGCCAATATTCTGAACCACACCAATGTCACGGCCATGGGTGGAGTCCTGGCCTCTCCGCTCTTCAATCGCCCCTTTGCCGCCGACCCCGGTCGTCGCGTTGAGGCCGGTCTGCGCTACAACTTCTGA
- a CDS encoding alpha-L-fucosidase: protein MDVTRRALLKNATLAAAACKLNPGLMAQTANKVMPGKFKPTWDSLKQWRMPEWFRDAKFGIWAHWSAQCVPEQGDWYARRMYLQGDPCYNFHVKTYGHPTKVGFKEIDHMWKAERWEPEKLMDLYVKTGAKYFMALACHHDNLDCFDSSHHKWNTMNVGPKKDIIGTWEKLVRARGLRFSVSNHSSHAWHWFQTAYGYDLEGPLAGQRYDAYTLTKADGKGKWWDGFDPQELYTGRNMVMPDGIKTIAEANAWHKQNDGRWLETVPPNNPEFVRTWYLRCQELIDKYKPDMLYLDDEELPLGQAGLDLVAHFYNASAKWHGGETQAVVSAKEYTKEHMGATMLDIERGRAQGIMEAPWQTDTCIGDWHYKRSLYTEHKYKTPEWVAQALVDIVSKNGNLMLNIPVRGDGTIDEDEYKFLDEFGRWMRAHGEGIYGTRPFKIYGEGLPDAADSHNFNENKGRKFGASDIRFTAKGDTLYVFALGWPEGGKLKVKSLAKGNSLYPKAIRGAEMLGGKGRLQVKQDADGLEITLPAKPADHLNAYGFKVLT, encoded by the coding sequence ATGGATGTAACGCGGAGGGCTCTATTAAAGAACGCCACGCTGGCAGCAGCGGCCTGCAAACTGAATCCTGGCCTTATGGCGCAGACGGCGAACAAGGTGATGCCCGGGAAGTTCAAGCCGACATGGGATTCGTTGAAACAGTGGCGCATGCCAGAGTGGTTCCGCGATGCGAAGTTTGGCATATGGGCGCACTGGAGTGCGCAGTGTGTACCGGAGCAAGGCGATTGGTATGCGCGACGCATGTATCTGCAGGGCGACCCTTGTTACAACTTCCATGTAAAAACCTACGGACACCCAACGAAGGTGGGCTTTAAAGAGATCGACCACATGTGGAAAGCGGAGCGCTGGGAGCCGGAGAAGTTGATGGACTTGTACGTGAAGACGGGCGCGAAGTACTTCATGGCGCTGGCCTGTCATCACGATAATCTGGATTGCTTCGATTCGTCGCATCACAAATGGAACACGATGAATGTCGGTCCGAAGAAGGACATCATCGGCACGTGGGAGAAGCTGGTGCGTGCGCGTGGGCTGCGGTTCAGCGTGTCGAACCACTCGTCGCATGCATGGCACTGGTTTCAGACGGCATATGGGTACGATCTCGAAGGCCCACTGGCGGGTCAGCGTTATGACGCCTATACGTTGACGAAGGCGGATGGCAAAGGCAAGTGGTGGGACGGGTTCGATCCGCAGGAGTTGTACACGGGCAGGAATATGGTGATGCCGGACGGCATCAAGACGATTGCCGAGGCGAATGCGTGGCATAAACAGAATGACGGACGGTGGTTGGAGACGGTGCCCCCGAACAACCCTGAGTTTGTGCGGACGTGGTACCTGCGTTGCCAGGAATTGATCGACAAGTACAAGCCGGACATGCTGTATCTGGATGACGAGGAGCTTCCGCTGGGGCAGGCGGGGCTGGATCTGGTCGCTCACTTTTATAACGCGAGTGCGAAGTGGCATGGCGGGGAGACTCAGGCAGTGGTTTCGGCGAAGGAGTACACGAAGGAGCACATGGGCGCGACGATGCTCGACATCGAGCGCGGCCGTGCACAAGGGATCATGGAGGCTCCGTGGCAGACGGATACCTGCATCGGCGACTGGCACTACAAGCGTTCGCTTTATACGGAGCACAAGTACAAGACTCCGGAGTGGGTGGCACAGGCACTGGTCGATATCGTGAGCAAGAACGGCAACCTGATGCTGAATATTCCGGTGCGTGGTGATGGCACGATCGACGAGGACGAGTACAAATTTCTCGATGAGTTCGGGCGATGGATGCGCGCGCATGGCGAGGGTATCTACGGTACGCGGCCATTCAAGATCTATGGTGAGGGATTGCCGGACGCTGCGGACTCGCACAACTTTAACGAGAACAAAGGCAGAAAGTTCGGCGCGAGCGATATACGCTTCACGGCGAAGGGAGACACACTATATGTCTTCGCGCTGGGCTGGCCGGAGGGCGGTAAGTTGAAGGTGAAGTCGCTGGCAAAGGGCAACTCGCTTTATCCGAAGGCGATTCGTGGTGCGGAGATGCTTGGAGGCAAAGGAAGATTGCAGGTAAAGCAGGATGCAGATGGGTTGGAGATTACGCTGCCTGCGAAGCCGGCGGATCATTTGAACGCATATGGATTCAAGGTGCTGACGTAA
- a CDS encoding endonuclease III domain-containing protein, with product MQAARELFPANDGEGASFRRPLTPEEADRLPHIHRLLLGYFGEQKPREPWDPLSQFIYSLLSSRTKTETTYAVVRHLRERFGTWENLRDASLAEIEDAIRDVSFPEQKAVQLKASLEGITQRYGSLTLDFLARYRTDKIRAWLEQFPGVGSKTSAAVVNFSTLRRRAMCVDSHHLRVTQRLGLTPRADAATTEERLMRLVPETWSAEMLDEHHQLIKKLGQTICTFSEPKCGECPLLKICPYGLKQPSRKVGVE from the coding sequence ATGCAGGCAGCCCGCGAATTATTTCCAGCGAACGATGGTGAAGGAGCATCCTTCCGGCGTCCATTGACACCGGAGGAGGCGGACCGGCTTCCGCATATTCATCGGCTACTGCTCGGATATTTTGGTGAGCAGAAGCCGCGTGAGCCGTGGGACCCGCTTTCGCAGTTCATTTATTCCCTGCTCTCTTCGCGCACGAAGACGGAGACGACGTATGCGGTGGTGCGTCATCTGCGCGAGAGGTTTGGCACATGGGAGAACCTGCGCGATGCATCGCTTGCTGAGATTGAGGATGCGATTCGGGATGTCAGTTTTCCTGAGCAGAAGGCAGTACAACTGAAGGCCTCGCTGGAAGGAATTACGCAGCGATACGGCAGCCTGACCCTGGATTTTCTTGCGCGATACCGTACAGACAAAATTCGGGCCTGGCTGGAGCAGTTTCCTGGCGTTGGGTCGAAGACAAGCGCAGCGGTGGTGAACTTCTCCACGCTACGGCGACGAGCGATGTGCGTGGACTCGCATCATCTGCGAGTGACACAGCGCCTGGGACTGACTCCACGGGCTGATGCAGCGACCACAGAGGAACGATTAATGCGTTTGGTTCCCGAGACGTGGAGCGCGGAGATGCTGGATGAGCACCACCAGCTGATCAAAAAGCTTGGTCAGACCATTTGTACTTTTTCAGAGCCTAAATGTGGGGAGTGTCCGTTACTAAAGATATGCCCCTATGGCCTGAAGCAACCTTCACGCAAGGTTGGGGTGGAGTAA
- a CDS encoding TonB-dependent receptor: MKKITTLMCAFVLGFVLTATLTAQQAGLITGSVADTKGTGIPHATIVFRNEKTNVVTKIAGDDLGRFTVPALADGSYTVEASAPGFALGTKKNVAVAAGQPIQIGFTLNIGSVTDQITVEASNANSIAAQYAPMDGLLEARSARTEVNTAFIQNFSSPVADYTEVMQMTPGVFSINSNGVGLGDAKMYFRGFSDGLYDITFDGIPWNDTNTPSHHSWAFFPSQWLGGVDFDRSPGTASTLGPTPFGGSINLLSKEMTDVRNLRLGMSYGSFNTILSDGQFDTGNFGGEKKRNNLLIDIHRMTSDGFQTLNRQERNAGSLKYQYKFSDTKVLTGFAGVIRLTANTPNIKGPTRAQIAQNGYNYLLQNNDPTQQNYQAYNTYWVPTDFEYVGYKQQFGNGWSLDTKPYTYSYYNAQYYATQPKNNGPINAKNCTTGTSPNPCAVDKLNSYRKYGEITSLSKVSKYGIFRTGMWYEWATTNRYQIPSNPLTRKDDALPNFHEQFWTNSYQPYAEFEYRATNALTVTAGFKWAHYNQDLKQYADNGKTVGNLNGAAFVAHSAGYNSYLPSVDANYRIKPNWSVYGQFSTGSVIPPSSVFDVTGAVVSTLPKPTGAKSYQGGTVVKLRHATVNADYFYINFENVYTSSPDPNNPSATSYSQAGNSAAKGFEGEANLYIYKGLSLYANGTVGTAKYVSQTIGGVANPSYNKWVASTPGDTEGLGLTYQQKYLDFGIFNKRIGSMWNDGGKGSTVINQYVPIDSFNLTNLFFNYTIRKGSFFDQSKLRLSFNNLFDTRQITSLTPALSGATYKADPGDTLGLLAGRSVTVSFVIGLSPHHE, from the coding sequence TTGAAAAAGATAACGACGCTGATGTGCGCGTTCGTTTTGGGATTCGTATTGACAGCGACGCTGACGGCGCAGCAAGCGGGGCTGATCACAGGAAGTGTTGCGGATACGAAGGGGACGGGAATTCCCCATGCGACGATCGTTTTCAGGAATGAGAAAACGAATGTCGTAACGAAGATCGCGGGCGATGATCTTGGACGCTTTACGGTTCCTGCACTTGCAGATGGAAGCTATACCGTAGAGGCCTCGGCCCCGGGATTTGCGCTCGGTACAAAGAAAAATGTTGCGGTGGCGGCGGGACAGCCGATACAGATTGGCTTTACGCTGAACATCGGTTCTGTGACGGACCAGATCACGGTAGAGGCGAGCAACGCGAACTCCATCGCAGCGCAGTACGCTCCGATGGATGGGCTGCTGGAGGCACGCAGCGCACGCACAGAGGTGAACACGGCGTTTATCCAGAACTTTAGTTCGCCTGTGGCGGACTATACCGAAGTGATGCAGATGACGCCGGGTGTCTTCAGCATCAACTCCAATGGTGTTGGGCTGGGCGACGCGAAGATGTACTTCCGCGGTTTCTCAGATGGCTTGTACGACATTACTTTCGACGGTATTCCGTGGAACGATACGAACACGCCTTCGCATCACTCGTGGGCGTTCTTTCCGTCGCAGTGGCTTGGTGGAGTGGACTTTGATCGCAGTCCGGGAACGGCGTCCACTCTGGGGCCGACTCCCTTTGGCGGTTCGATCAATCTGCTATCGAAGGAGATGACCGATGTGCGCAACCTGCGTCTTGGGATGAGCTATGGGTCGTTTAATACGATTCTTTCGGATGGGCAGTTCGATACTGGCAACTTCGGTGGCGAAAAGAAACGCAACAATCTGCTGATCGATATACATCGCATGACATCAGATGGCTTCCAGACGCTGAATCGCCAGGAGCGGAATGCCGGTTCGTTGAAGTATCAATACAAGTTTTCTGACACGAAGGTGCTGACGGGGTTTGCCGGTGTGATCCGGTTGACGGCGAACACACCGAACATCAAGGGACCGACACGGGCGCAGATCGCGCAAAATGGTTACAACTATCTGCTGCAGAACAACGATCCTACGCAGCAGAATTACCAGGCGTATAACACGTACTGGGTCCCGACGGACTTCGAGTATGTGGGATATAAGCAGCAGTTTGGTAATGGATGGTCGCTCGATACCAAGCCCTACACGTACAGCTACTACAACGCACAGTACTATGCGACGCAGCCGAAGAACAATGGGCCGATTAATGCGAAGAACTGCACTACAGGTACTTCCCCCAATCCGTGCGCGGTTGACAAGCTGAACAGTTATCGTAAGTACGGCGAGATTACCTCGTTGAGCAAGGTTTCGAAGTACGGCATCTTCCGCACTGGCATGTGGTACGAGTGGGCAACGACCAACCGTTACCAGATACCTTCAAATCCGCTGACCCGTAAGGACGATGCGCTGCCGAACTTCCACGAGCAGTTCTGGACCAACAGCTATCAGCCGTATGCTGAGTTTGAGTACCGCGCGACGAACGCGCTGACGGTGACGGCTGGTTTCAAATGGGCGCACTATAACCAGGACCTGAAGCAGTATGCGGACAATGGAAAGACCGTCGGCAACCTGAATGGAGCCGCTTTTGTAGCGCATTCGGCCGGATACAACAGCTATCTGCCCAGTGTGGACGCGAACTACCGCATCAAGCCAAACTGGAGTGTGTACGGGCAGTTCTCGACAGGTTCGGTGATTCCGCCGAGCTCGGTCTTTGATGTAACCGGTGCTGTGGTTTCGACATTGCCGAAGCCGACGGGAGCCAAGAGCTATCAGGGCGGCACGGTGGTTAAGCTGCGTCACGCAACCGTAAATGCTGACTACTTCTACATCAACTTCGAGAACGTGTACACGTCTTCGCCGGACCCGAATAACCCAAGTGCGACCTCTTACTCTCAGGCCGGCAACAGCGCGGCGAAGGGTTTTGAGGGGGAAGCGAATCTATATATCTATAAAGGTTTGAGCCTGTACGCTAACGGAACTGTGGGAACGGCGAAGTATGTTTCGCAGACGATTGGCGGGGTAGCGAATCCGAGCTATAACAAGTGGGTTGCCAGCACGCCAGGCGATACCGAAGGACTGGGCCTGACCTACCAGCAGAAGTATCTGGACTTCGGCATCTTCAATAAGCGTATCGGTTCGATGTGGAACGATGGTGGCAAAGGAAGCACGGTCATCAACCAGTATGTGCCGATCGATTCCTTCAACCTGACGAACCTGTTCTTCAACTACACCATTCGCAAGGGGTCGTTCTTCGATCAGAGCAAGCTGAGATTGAGCTTCAACAATCTGTTTGATACTCGGCAGATTACCAGTCTCACTCCTGCGCTTTCAGGTGCAACCTACAAAGCCGATCCAGGGGATACGTTGGGGCTTCTTGCTGGCCGCAGCGTGACGGTATCTTTCGTGATCGGGCTTTCGCCGCATCATGAATAG
- a CDS encoding isoaspartyl peptidase/L-asparaginase, translating to MKTSPILLIHGGAWAMPDDAIAAHEAGIANALAAGYALLERGASAVDAVEAAVAVMEDDEAFDAGRGSFLTRDGRVQLDALLMNGENLRTGGVACVERLKNPIRAARLVLDHSPHVYFVGTGAERFARQHGMDLIDNTELIVPRERERLMAFQKAELVGAKDTTFSGPLDSHDTVGAVALDQHGHIAAGTSTGGTLSKAPGRVGDSSLIGCGCYADDESAAVSLTGWGEPIMKLVLGKWAVDRVAAGASPEEAAKAAIDYLYARLGGHGGMILLDRKGRVGLAHNTPRMAWGLQAEGRVQVGVTRN from the coding sequence ATGAAGACCTCTCCTATTCTGCTGATTCACGGCGGCGCATGGGCGATGCCGGACGATGCGATTGCTGCCCATGAAGCCGGAATTGCCAATGCTCTTGCTGCTGGATATGCGTTGCTGGAACGGGGTGCGAGCGCCGTGGACGCTGTGGAAGCAGCCGTTGCGGTGATGGAGGACGATGAGGCCTTCGATGCGGGCCGAGGATCGTTTCTGACGCGCGATGGGCGTGTACAGCTGGATGCCCTGCTGATGAACGGCGAGAATCTTCGCACCGGTGGAGTGGCCTGTGTAGAGCGGCTGAAGAATCCGATCCGCGCGGCTCGGCTGGTGCTCGATCACAGCCCACATGTCTACTTTGTTGGCACAGGTGCGGAGCGATTTGCGCGGCAGCACGGCATGGATCTGATCGATAACACGGAGTTGATTGTGCCTCGCGAGCGAGAGAGGCTGATGGCCTTTCAGAAAGCAGAACTGGTGGGGGCAAAGGATACGACCTTTTCCGGGCCGCTCGATTCTCATGACACGGTCGGTGCGGTTGCGCTCGATCAGCATGGCCATATTGCTGCGGGTACGAGTACCGGAGGGACCCTGTCGAAGGCTCCGGGACGGGTGGGGGATTCCTCGCTGATTGGCTGCGGTTGTTATGCCGATGACGAGTCTGCGGCGGTTTCGCTGACCGGCTGGGGCGAGCCCATTATGAAGCTGGTGCTAGGCAAGTGGGCTGTAGATCGTGTGGCAGCGGGAGCATCGCCGGAAGAGGCTGCAAAGGCAGCAATTGATTACCTTTATGCGCGGTTAGGTGGACATGGCGGCATGATTCTGCTTGATCGCAAAGGCCGTGTAGGATTGGCTCACAATACTCCGCGTATGGCGTGGGGACTGCAGGCTGAAGGACGCGTACAGGTGGGAGTGACGCGAAATTAA